In Nostoc sp. GT001, a genomic segment contains:
- a CDS encoding phosphate ABC transporter ATP-binding protein, translating to MSKLIPAIRVKNFSFSYDTQKIVEGVSMDIYQNQVTAIIGSSGCGKSTFLKSLNRMSELEAEIKVEGRVEFFGQSIYERRVNINRLRRQVSMVFPKPNLFPMSVYDNVAYGVKLVGWHPKVELDGIVESAIKAAELWDEVKNKLHKSALELSGGQQQRLCIARALAVKPNVLLMDEPCSGLDPMGSMKIENLIHNLRSELTIVIVTHNMQQVTRLSDFTAFFYSNENRITQMVEFGTTNKIFTNPVDARTRDYVFARVG from the coding sequence ATGAGTAAACTAATTCCAGCCATCAGAGTCAAAAACTTCAGCTTCTCTTACGACACTCAAAAGATAGTTGAAGGCGTGTCAATGGATATTTACCAAAACCAAGTCACGGCAATTATTGGTTCTAGTGGTTGTGGGAAGTCTACTTTTCTTAAATCGTTAAATCGCATGAGTGAATTAGAAGCAGAAATAAAGGTTGAAGGAAGAGTAGAATTTTTTGGGCAGAGTATTTATGAGCGTCGTGTCAACATCAATCGCTTACGTCGCCAAGTTAGTATGGTTTTTCCCAAACCAAATCTTTTTCCCATGAGCGTTTACGATAATGTTGCTTATGGGGTGAAGTTAGTTGGATGGCATCCGAAAGTAGAATTAGATGGAATTGTTGAATCTGCCATCAAAGCTGCCGAACTTTGGGATGAAGTGAAAAATAAGCTGCACAAATCTGCTTTAGAGCTTTCTGGTGGTCAACAGCAAAGATTATGTATTGCTCGTGCTTTAGCAGTCAAGCCGAATGTTCTTTTGATGGATGAGCCTTGTTCAGGTCTCGATCCTATGGGTAGTATGAAAATCGAGAATTTGATCCATAATTTGCGTTCTGAGTTGACAATTGTGATTGTTACTCACAATATGCAGCAAGTTACTCGCCTATCTGATTTTACGGCTTTCTTTTATAGTAATGAAAATCGGATTACTCAAATGGTTGAATTTGGTACTACCAATAAAATCTTTACTAACCCTGTGGATGCTCGCACCCGCGATTATGTTTTCGCTCGTGTCGGTTGA
- a CDS encoding NYN domain-containing protein, with amino-acid sequence MKCPRCESTSYRKNGRRNDKQNYLCKNCGKQFLEPAFSRSLETDLLANSNGHTKVSKAETTELSLAKNLPEEKITEKSLDSLSLTLAEQLLQTILSPSWLESAAFSQFIQKIQQKPEINYQLETGISLLLLDAENLKLDINSELFLASVCKYPLQFKMAFANWKNPSIGKQDIELYNRGYQLVHVPEGKNSADAKMIAFGACIVRSYPTVKEILVCSSDGILIHLCNELQNQGLVVYWIRRQGQTLHIENRNTGKLTHYSLTMSTEVPSLEKVVEQIQDLIKNEQDSINTRLHRLTTITSLFQERSNITNKSNHKQPESEEIIPIIDNLSVQSIQEDSAEIPTEKTLDKLLLKIIQDIQIKSPQTQVSVSKLGSELRRITGESPNSIIKKLKLGSSFTKYLKSSSTFTLKASGKEYEVMALLSE; translated from the coding sequence ATGAAATGTCCCCGGTGCGAATCTACTTCATATCGTAAAAATGGTCGTCGGAATGACAAACAGAATTACCTCTGCAAAAATTGTGGTAAACAATTCCTAGAACCTGCATTCTCTCGTTCCTTAGAAACTGACTTGCTTGCTAACAGCAACGGACACACTAAAGTATCTAAGGCTGAAACGACGGAACTTTCTTTAGCAAAAAACCTGCCAGAAGAAAAAATCACAGAGAAAAGCCTTGACTCTTTGAGTTTGACATTAGCGGAACAACTGCTGCAAACGATATTATCGCCTAGTTGGTTAGAATCTGCTGCTTTCAGCCAATTTATCCAAAAAATTCAACAAAAACCGGAAATAAACTATCAACTAGAAACAGGGATATCGCTTCTACTTTTGGATGCAGAAAACTTAAAACTAGATATTAATTCAGAATTGTTTTTAGCTAGTGTCTGCAAATATCCCCTCCAATTTAAAATGGCATTTGCTAACTGGAAAAATCCCAGTATTGGAAAGCAAGACATTGAACTATATAACCGTGGCTATCAACTTGTCCATGTCCCAGAGGGTAAGAATAGTGCTGATGCAAAAATGATCGCTTTCGGTGCTTGTATTGTACGTTCTTATCCAACAGTTAAAGAAATATTAGTCTGTTCTAGCGATGGAATTTTAATTCACCTTTGCAACGAACTCCAAAACCAAGGATTAGTTGTCTATTGGATACGTAGACAAGGGCAAACTTTACATATAGAAAACCGGAATACTGGCAAATTAACTCATTATTCCTTAACAATGTCAACAGAAGTTCCATCCTTGGAAAAGGTGGTTGAGCAAATTCAAGATTTAATTAAAAATGAACAAGATTCAATCAATACTCGATTACACAGGTTAACAACTATTACGAGTTTATTTCAAGAAAGATCCAATATTACTAATAAATCTAATCATAAGCAACCAGAAAGTGAGGAAATTATCCCTATTATAGATAATTTATCTGTACAATCTATTCAAGAAGATTCTGCGGAAATCCCTACTGAAAAAACATTAGATAAATTATTATTAAAAATTATTCAAGATATACAAATAAAGTCTCCCCAAACTCAAGTGTCTGTGTCCAAACTAGGCTCAGAGTTACGGAGAATAACCGGAGAATCTCCTAATTCAATTATTAAAAAATTAAAGTTAGGTTCCAGTTTTACCAAATATCTAAAATCATCTTCCACATTTACATTAAAGGCGAGTGGCAAGGAATATGAGGTAATGGCGCTACTCTCCGAATAG
- a CDS encoding SDR family oxidoreductase, whose translation MQDKVVVIVGATGGIGSALTQKLAPTGVRLVLAARDAVRLTTLAADLPGQVLTVPTDITDPKQVDTLIEKTIAEFGQIDILVNAAGAGILKPYNSLEPADLDKMLDVNLKGSFYTTQAAAEEMQKRKSGHICNVVGVLGKHSMGMAAAYSASKFGVVGFSKCMAEELKRFGIKFTLFYFGGVDSPFWDNVNLKVDRKKMLSPETAANAIFFALSAEPQAVPMEINIQPDSHLFF comes from the coding sequence ATGCAGGATAAAGTTGTTGTTATCGTCGGTGCTACTGGTGGTATTGGTTCAGCTTTAACACAAAAACTTGCGCCTACCGGAGTTCGGTTGGTACTAGCTGCCAGAGATGCGGTACGTTTAACCACACTGGCTGCTGATTTACCAGGACAAGTTTTGACTGTTCCCACCGATATTACTGACCCCAAACAGGTAGATACTTTGATAGAAAAGACGATCGCTGAGTTTGGTCAAATTGATATTTTAGTGAATGCAGCTGGTGCTGGTATACTCAAGCCCTACAACAGCCTAGAACCCGCTGATTTAGACAAGATGTTAGATGTCAACTTAAAAGGTAGCTTTTACACCACTCAGGCGGCTGCTGAAGAGATGCAAAAGCGCAAGTCTGGTCACATCTGTAATGTAGTAGGAGTTCTGGGCAAGCATTCGATGGGGATGGCGGCGGCTTATTCGGCTTCTAAGTTTGGTGTTGTCGGTTTTAGCAAGTGCATGGCAGAGGAACTCAAGCGTTTTGGTATCAAGTTCACGCTATTCTACTTTGGTGGGGTAGATTCTCCTTTTTGGGATAACGTCAACCTAAAAGTAGACCGAAAAAAAATGCTCAGTCCTGAAACTGCTGCCAATGCGATTTTCTTTGCTCTTTCTGCCGAACCGCAAGCTGTGCCAATGGAAATTAACATTCAACCTGATAGTCATTTGTTCTTTTAA
- the hppD gene encoding 4-hydroxyphenylpyruvate dioxygenase encodes MKIDHVHFYVEDAKVWRDWFVRHLGFQAVTDDRISSFHTCTEVVKNGDVCFFLSSALLPTSPVAEFLRQYPPGVADVAFAVEDVEGAIALAQKHGATILQPIQERQVGTAFIKCGKIAAWGGLTHTLIERSLVFDKGQMTSDNTFIAIDHVVLNVAVGELENAVAWYEKILDFQPQQAFKIKTNRSALHSQVMVSRNGSVQLPINEPASKNSQIQEFLDVNRGSGIQHIALRTTNLVSAIAKFRASGLSLLSVPQTYYTQLKQRPGLTLSPLELEAIAQQEILVDWQEYTSLEGGNTAPLLLQIFTQPIFEEPTFFFEFIERRFQAQGFGEGNFRALFEAIESEQIKRGTLQ; translated from the coding sequence ATGAAAATTGATCACGTTCATTTCTATGTAGAAGATGCCAAAGTGTGGCGGGATTGGTTTGTACGCCATCTTGGTTTTCAAGCAGTAACCGACGATCGCATCAGTTCATTTCACACTTGTACAGAAGTGGTTAAAAATGGTGATGTCTGCTTTTTTCTGTCTTCAGCACTGTTACCTACAAGTCCAGTAGCGGAATTTCTGCGTCAATATCCACCGGGTGTGGCAGATGTCGCTTTTGCTGTCGAAGATGTCGAAGGCGCGATCGCACTAGCTCAAAAACATGGTGCTACAATCCTACAACCCATCCAAGAACGCCAGGTAGGTACGGCGTTCATCAAATGTGGCAAAATTGCCGCCTGGGGTGGATTGACTCATACTTTGATAGAAAGGTCATTGGTTTTTGACAAAGGACAAATGACAAGTGACAACACTTTTATCGCCATAGATCACGTAGTGCTGAACGTGGCGGTTGGTGAATTGGAAAATGCTGTGGCTTGGTACGAAAAAATTCTAGATTTTCAACCCCAACAGGCATTTAAAATTAAAACCAATCGCTCTGCTTTACACAGCCAGGTGATGGTTTCGCGCAACGGTAGCGTCCAATTGCCAATTAATGAACCTGCTTCCAAGAATTCTCAAATTCAGGAATTTCTAGATGTCAATCGGGGGTCAGGAATTCAACATATTGCTTTGCGAACAACTAATCTTGTAAGTGCGATCGCTAAATTTCGTGCCAGTGGTTTATCCTTACTCTCGGTTCCCCAAACCTATTACACCCAGTTAAAACAGCGTCCAGGACTTACACTATCACCCTTAGAACTGGAAGCGATCGCTCAACAAGAAATTCTCGTAGACTGGCAAGAATATACTTCTTTAGAGGGGGGAAATACTGCACCCTTATTACTACAGATTTTCACCCAGCCTATTTTTGAAGAACCGACATTTTTCTTTGAGTTTATTGAACGCCGTTTCCAAGCTCAAGGTTTTGGCGAAGGCAATTTTCGCGCCTTATTTGAAGCTATTGAAAGCGAACAAATCAAACGCGGTACTTTGCAATAA
- a CDS encoding HAD family hydrolase: MLRLITDFDGPIIDVSERYYRVYQFCLDKTRRPDQVVQELPKAEFWQLKRSRVPEKQIALNSGLDEAQAQEFSQLRRQTVHTEAYFNYDTLAPGAVDALLKIQQAGIDLAVMTMRRVRELDYAFKKYDLGKFFPENRCYCLSNDYVKTRDIEDKPLLMARALKELPPAADTWMVGDTEADITAAKNYGIKVMAVESGIRDRTQLELYHPDLIVQDFSTAVDIVLKPKDLV; encoded by the coding sequence ATGCTAAGACTGATTACTGACTTCGACGGTCCAATTATTGATGTTTCCGAACGGTACTACCGTGTTTATCAATTTTGCTTAGATAAAACCCGTCGCCCAGATCAAGTAGTGCAAGAACTTCCGAAAGCGGAATTTTGGCAGTTAAAGCGATCGCGTGTTCCTGAAAAACAAATCGCCTTAAATTCCGGGTTGGACGAAGCCCAAGCTCAAGAATTTTCCCAATTGCGGCGGCAAACGGTTCATACAGAAGCTTACTTTAACTATGACACCCTCGCGCCTGGTGCTGTGGATGCACTGTTAAAAATTCAACAAGCTGGAATTGATTTAGCAGTTATGACGATGCGCCGAGTTAGAGAACTAGATTATGCCTTTAAAAAATACGATTTAGGTAAATTTTTCCCAGAAAATCGTTGTTATTGCCTGAGTAACGACTACGTTAAAACTCGCGATATTGAAGATAAGCCCTTGTTAATGGCTAGGGCATTAAAAGAACTCCCTCCGGCTGCTGATACCTGGATGGTGGGAGATACGGAAGCCGACATCACCGCTGCGAAAAATTATGGTATTAAGGTGATGGCTGTAGAATCTGGGATTCGCGATCGCACCCAACTAGAACTTTATCACCCCGACTTAATCGTTCAGGATTTCAGCACTGCTGTAGATATAGTTCTAAAACCTAAAGACTTGGTATAA
- a CDS encoding CPP1-like family protein, whose translation MSDQNPYEKLGVSEEASFDEIQDARNRLFEQHNGDAKHLEVIEAAYDAILMDRLRMRQEGKIKVPERIRFPELRVQSPPKESPTPREQSPAWLQRMLDQPTPADILLPGAWFLGLSSISLFYPEGGDQVLQLALVVGVGTSIYFLNRKEGKFGRAVLFTLVSLIIGLIAGGLVASWLLPQISFISLETNQFSTVVTFILLWLVSSFLR comes from the coding sequence ATGAGCGATCAAAATCCCTACGAAAAACTTGGGGTATCAGAAGAGGCTAGCTTCGATGAAATTCAGGATGCTCGTAATCGCCTATTCGAGCAACATAATGGCGATGCCAAGCATTTAGAAGTGATTGAGGCTGCTTACGATGCGATTTTAATGGATCGCTTACGGATGCGCCAGGAAGGTAAAATCAAAGTCCCTGAGCGGATACGGTTTCCAGAGTTGCGAGTACAATCGCCTCCTAAAGAAAGTCCAACCCCTCGCGAGCAGTCACCCGCATGGCTGCAACGGATGCTGGATCAGCCAACTCCTGCGGATATACTCTTACCAGGAGCTTGGTTTCTCGGTTTGAGTTCTATTAGCCTGTTCTATCCAGAGGGAGGCGATCAGGTTTTGCAGTTAGCATTGGTGGTTGGCGTAGGCACTAGTATTTACTTTCTTAATCGCAAGGAAGGCAAATTTGGCCGAGCAGTTTTGTTCACCCTGGTCAGTTTAATAATTGGCCTAATCGCTGGAGGACTAGTTGCTAGCTGGCTCTTACCACAAATATCATTTATCAGTCTGGAAACAAATCAGTTCTCTACTGTAGTGACGTTTATATTGTTGTGGTTAGTTAGTAGTTTTCTACGTTAA
- a CDS encoding response regulator transcription factor: MAPAKILVVDDDPAVRNLIQRFLIKQNYQVEAAEDGKTALNLFEQFNPDLVILDVNLPDVTGFNLCQEMQSRNGVFVLMLTSRADEADKIRGFAKGADDYLTKPFGLGELEVRVGAILRRQRVITTAEQKRLVFEKLMIDPVRREVALNNQAVPLTALEFDLLHFLASHPGRVWRRAELIQEVWDYEYVGDQRVVDVHIGQIRKKIEIDASQPALIQTVRGVGYKFESPAHPQHLEAKS; encoded by the coding sequence ATGGCTCCTGCCAAGATTCTTGTAGTTGACGACGACCCTGCGGTTCGGAATTTAATCCAACGCTTTTTGATTAAACAGAACTATCAGGTGGAGGCTGCCGAAGACGGAAAGACAGCCTTAAATCTATTTGAGCAATTTAACCCTGATTTGGTGATTCTAGATGTGAATTTACCAGATGTCACAGGGTTTAACCTCTGCCAAGAGATGCAAAGTCGTAATGGTGTTTTTGTTTTGATGTTGACTAGCCGTGCTGACGAAGCTGATAAAATTCGCGGCTTTGCTAAAGGTGCTGACGACTATCTCACTAAGCCTTTTGGACTAGGAGAGCTAGAAGTCAGAGTCGGAGCTATTTTGAGGCGTCAGCGAGTGATAACTACGGCCGAGCAGAAACGCTTGGTATTTGAAAAACTTATGATCGATCCAGTGCGACGGGAGGTAGCACTTAATAACCAAGCAGTACCTTTAACTGCTCTGGAATTTGACTTGTTGCATTTTTTAGCTAGTCATCCAGGTCGAGTTTGGCGGCGGGCGGAGCTAATCCAAGAGGTGTGGGATTATGAATATGTCGGCGACCAGCGGGTTGTAGATGTTCATATTGGCCAAATTCGCAAGAAGATTGAAATTGATGCTAGTCAGCCAGCATTAATTCAAACTGTACGTGGCGTAGGCTATAAATTTGAATCTCCTGCTCATCCCCAACATTTGGAAGCCAAGTCCTAA
- a CDS encoding MFS transporter, translated as MKLASQSQLSSWLPSIHPQVWIFAIGRFLSEVGTSFTLFYAPIFFVNQLGLSATSVGVALGSASISGIIGRIAGGSLADSEDWGRRRTLLLATAISAIASLVLAATDNFTSLVIGSSLISGLGIGFYWLAAEAVVADASQIDNRRETFAIARLADNLGLAIGIVLAGFLIAIIGSYRWLFVIDAISFMVFFGVVYLGISETEHQQIEEPEKTELFAAWMAVLRDGRFLVYIVVNIFFTIYISQIHSTLPLYFKNFVFVESTTKGFTETTISGLFAWHLVFAIICQLPVTSILKRCSHTLALTVSAIFWAIGFGLIWVSGIAPSHHLLWVTLALGVFAVAIVSYTPSAASLVTELAPENQRGVYFSINALCWAIGSFIGHPLGGWALDRPQIITNTYWLGFILSVAIAAAILQYLNRILAD; from the coding sequence ATGAAATTAGCTTCTCAATCGCAGTTATCATCGTGGTTGCCTTCGATACATCCCCAGGTCTGGATTTTCGCAATTGGGAGATTTCTCTCGGAAGTTGGTACCAGCTTTACCCTGTTTTATGCGCCCATCTTTTTTGTTAATCAACTTGGTTTATCTGCAACCAGTGTTGGGGTAGCCTTGGGTAGCGCCTCGATTTCCGGCATTATAGGGCGGATTGCGGGTGGTTCTTTGGCTGATTCTGAAGATTGGGGACGCCGCCGCACTTTGTTGCTAGCGACGGCGATTTCAGCAATTGCTTCTCTAGTTTTAGCTGCAACCGATAATTTTACTTCTTTGGTAATCGGTAGCAGCTTGATTAGCGGTTTAGGGATAGGTTTCTATTGGCTAGCAGCTGAAGCTGTGGTTGCTGACGCCAGCCAAATTGACAATCGCCGCGAAACTTTTGCGATCGCCAGACTAGCTGATAATCTGGGGTTAGCGATCGGAATTGTGCTAGCAGGGTTTTTGATTGCGATAATTGGGAGTTATCGCTGGCTATTTGTGATTGATGCCATCTCTTTTATGGTATTTTTTGGAGTTGTGTATTTAGGGATTAGTGAAACTGAACACCAGCAGATAGAGGAACCTGAAAAGACAGAACTTTTTGCTGCTTGGATGGCAGTATTAAGAGATGGGCGTTTCCTAGTCTACATAGTAGTTAATATATTTTTTACAATCTATATTTCTCAAATCCACAGCACCCTACCGCTTTACTTCAAAAACTTTGTTTTTGTCGAAAGTACCACCAAGGGATTTACTGAAACTACCATTAGCGGACTATTTGCTTGGCATCTAGTGTTCGCAATTATTTGTCAGTTGCCTGTCACCAGCATTTTAAAACGCTGCTCTCACACACTTGCGCTCACTGTTTCCGCGATTTTCTGGGCAATTGGTTTCGGACTGATTTGGGTTAGCGGTATAGCCCCATCTCATCATCTGCTTTGGGTAACATTGGCATTGGGAGTATTTGCTGTGGCGATTGTTTCTTATACCCCATCTGCTGCCTCTTTAGTGACTGAGTTAGCCCCAGAAAATCAACGCGGCGTGTATTTTTCTATCAACGCTTTGTGCTGGGCTATTGGCTCTTTTATTGGTCATCCCTTGGGTGGATGGGCATTAGATCGACCACAAATTATTACTAATACTTACTGGCTAGGCTTCATTTTGAGCGTAGCGATCGCTGCGGCAATTTTACAGTACCTGAATCGAATTTTGGCTGATTAA
- a CDS encoding phosphotransferase produces the protein MNIPSSYLEKIRAVYPNISVKHLDFNQDGMVNDVVIVNHELVCRFTKDDWGKQVLSHESKVLEVVQKYVELRVPHFEHLEEDFASYRFIKGEPLSRNTLLKLSEASQACIISQLARFHQQLHSIPYEVLVNAEVSSSGAERSHEDWLQLYEQVQETLFPHLWRHQQTWIHELFTPVITGELDLNYTPVLIDGDKPVYHILFDPISESISGLIDFGTAGLGDAACDIAVQLGNYGESIVRRMESDYPMLPDVIDRARFWMGTLELQWALAGVKFNHISLSLAHIGLAREVQPLGTRLS, from the coding sequence GTGAATATTCCTTCCTCGTATCTCGAAAAAATTCGTGCTGTCTATCCCAATATCTCTGTTAAGCATCTTGACTTTAATCAAGATGGAATGGTTAACGATGTGGTGATTGTTAATCATGAGCTTGTATGTCGCTTTACCAAAGATGATTGGGGAAAACAGGTACTTTCCCATGAATCTAAGGTGTTGGAAGTGGTGCAAAAGTATGTTGAACTGCGAGTTCCGCACTTTGAACACCTGGAAGAAGACTTTGCTAGCTACAGATTTATTAAAGGTGAACCGCTATCTCGTAACACCTTGCTAAAGCTGAGTGAAGCATCGCAAGCGTGTATCATCTCCCAACTAGCCAGATTTCATCAGCAATTACACAGCATCCCCTATGAAGTTTTAGTTAATGCTGAGGTATCTTCATCTGGTGCAGAACGTTCTCATGAAGATTGGTTGCAGCTGTATGAGCAAGTTCAGGAAACTCTCTTTCCTCACTTATGGCGTCATCAGCAAACTTGGATACATGAACTTTTTACGCCCGTAATTACAGGTGAACTTGACCTCAACTACACACCCGTACTGATAGATGGCGACAAGCCAGTGTATCACATTCTATTTGACCCGATTTCAGAAAGCATCAGCGGTCTGATTGATTTTGGTACAGCTGGTTTGGGAGATGCAGCTTGTGATATTGCAGTGCAACTCGGTAATTACGGTGAAAGTATTGTGCGGCGTATGGAAAGCGACTATCCGATGTTACCAGATGTCATCGACCGGGCGCGTTTCTGGATGGGGACACTTGAACTTCAGTGGGCTTTGGCTGGAGTAAAGTTTAACCATATCTCATTGTCATTGGCACATATTGGTTTAGCCAGAGAGGTTCAACCTTTAGGTACACGCTTAAGTTAA
- the hisIE gene encoding bifunctional phosphoribosyl-AMP cyclohydrolase/phosphoribosyl-ATP diphosphatase HisIE codes for MSSNDSRSLHYTIPVEKIRYDERGLVPAIVQDYLDGTVLMMAWMNQESLQKTLETEETWFWSRSRQELWHKGATSGHIQKVQSIRYDCDSDALLIGVEQLGDVACHTGERSCFHQIEGKIAAPPGDTLSQLFQIICDRRDNPTESSYTCKLFAGGDNKILKKIGEETAEVVMAFKDNEEDAIAGEVADLLYHTLVALAHHQVDLKSVYRKLQERRQ; via the coding sequence ATGTCTTCTAACGATTCGCGATCGCTGCATTACACTATCCCGGTTGAGAAAATTCGCTACGATGAACGGGGTCTAGTGCCTGCAATTGTCCAAGACTATCTAGATGGTACTGTCCTGATGATGGCGTGGATGAATCAGGAGTCGTTACAAAAAACTTTAGAAACTGAAGAAACTTGGTTTTGGAGTCGTTCCCGGCAAGAATTGTGGCACAAGGGAGCGACTTCTGGGCATATCCAAAAAGTACAAAGTATCCGTTATGACTGTGATAGTGATGCCCTGCTCATTGGCGTAGAACAATTAGGAGATGTTGCCTGCCATACTGGAGAGCGCAGTTGCTTTCACCAAATAGAAGGAAAAATTGCTGCACCTCCAGGAGATACATTGTCGCAATTGTTTCAAATAATATGCGATCGCCGCGACAATCCTACTGAAAGTTCTTATACCTGTAAACTATTCGCAGGTGGCGATAACAAAATTTTGAAAAAGATTGGTGAGGAAACTGCTGAGGTGGTAATGGCTTTTAAGGATAATGAAGAAGATGCGATCGCAGGTGAAGTGGCTGATTTGCTATATCATACTTTGGTCGCCCTAGCTCACCATCAAGTGGATTTAAAATCGGTATATCGCAAACTCCAAGAACGTCGTCAATAA
- the hemL gene encoding glutamate-1-semialdehyde 2,1-aminomutase, giving the protein MVNTTIKTTKSQEVFAAAQNLMPGGVSSPVRAFKSVGGQPIVFDRVKGAYIWDVDGNKYIDYVGTWGPAICGHAHPEVIAALHEALEKGTSFGAPSVLENVLAEMVIDAVPSIEMVRFVNSGTEACMGVLRLMRAFTNREKIIKFEGCYHGHADAFLVKAGSGVATLGLPDSPGVPKLATSTTLTAPFNDLEAVRALFEENRDEIAGVILEPVVGNAGFIAPDAGFLEGLRELTHEYGALLVFDEVMTGFRIAYGGAQEKFGVTPDLTTLGKVIGGGLPVGAYGGRRDIMSMVAPAGPVYQAGTLSGNPLAMTAGIKTLELLQKPGTYESLERITKKLADGLLQIAKESGHAACGGQISAMFGLFFTAGPVHNYEDAKKSDTAKFGRFHRGMLERGVYLAPSQFEAGFTSFAHTEEDIEQTLAVARDVMSSL; this is encoded by the coding sequence TTGGTAAATACCACAATTAAAACAACAAAATCACAAGAAGTCTTCGCCGCTGCTCAAAATCTCATGCCCGGAGGAGTCAGTTCTCCAGTTCGTGCCTTTAAATCTGTGGGCGGACAACCCATCGTTTTTGATCGTGTCAAAGGCGCTTATATTTGGGATGTAGATGGCAATAAATACATAGACTATGTAGGCACTTGGGGCCCAGCTATTTGTGGTCATGCTCATCCAGAAGTCATTGCAGCGTTGCATGAAGCTTTAGAAAAAGGCACCAGTTTTGGCGCTCCCTCAGTCCTAGAAAATGTTTTGGCAGAAATGGTCATTGATGCCGTTCCTAGTATCGAAATGGTCAGATTTGTTAACTCTGGAACTGAAGCCTGTATGGGAGTTTTGCGACTGATGCGGGCTTTTACCAACCGGGAGAAAATCATCAAGTTTGAAGGTTGCTACCACGGACACGCCGATGCGTTTCTAGTAAAGGCGGGTTCTGGTGTTGCTACACTTGGTTTGCCAGACTCACCGGGAGTACCTAAATTAGCAACTAGCACTACTCTAACTGCACCTTTCAATGACCTAGAAGCAGTCAGAGCTTTATTTGAAGAAAACCGTGACGAGATTGCCGGTGTGATTCTTGAGCCAGTCGTCGGCAATGCTGGATTTATCGCACCTGACGCTGGCTTTCTAGAAGGTTTACGAGAACTAACTCACGAGTATGGAGCGTTGTTGGTATTTGACGAAGTGATGACAGGCTTCCGCATTGCTTACGGTGGCGCTCAAGAAAAATTTGGCGTCACTCCCGATTTAACAACTTTGGGTAAGGTGATTGGTGGTGGTTTGCCAGTAGGGGCTTATGGTGGTCGTCGAGATATTATGTCAATGGTTGCGCCCGCCGGCCCCGTATATCAAGCTGGGACTCTTTCTGGTAATCCTTTAGCGATGACTGCTGGTATTAAGACTTTAGAATTGCTGCAAAAGCCAGGTACTTACGAGTCTCTTGAGCGGATTACTAAAAAGCTAGCAGATGGTTTGCTGCAAATTGCCAAAGAAAGTGGTCATGCAGCTTGCGGTGGTCAAATCAGCGCCATGTTCGGCTTATTCTTTACCGCCGGCCCAGTTCATAACTACGAAGATGCGAAAAAGTCTGATACAGCCAAATTCGGACGCTTCCATCGCGGGATGTTAGAGCGCGGTGTTTACTTAGCACCTTCTCAATTTGAAGCTGGGTTTACGTCTTTTGCTCACACTGAAGAAGACATTGAGCAGACTTTAGCAGTTGCACGGGATGTAATGTCTAGTCTGTAA